A region of Arabidopsis thaliana chromosome 5, partial sequence DNA encodes the following proteins:
- the CYP81D1 gene encoding cytochrome p450 81d1, producing MKKSSTTLFLVLVWFSIFLFLLIIAGTKKTVVELKPMLMDLTFNNIMRMMTGKRYYGEETTDEEEAKRVRKLVADVGANTSSGNAVDYVPILRLFSSYENRVKKLGEETDKFLQGLIDDKRGQQETGTTMIDHLLVLQKSDIEYYTDQIIKGIILIMVIAGTNTSAVTLEWALSNLLNHPDVISKARDEIDNRVGLDRLIEEADLSELPYLKNIVLETLRLHPATPLLVPHMASEDCKIGSYDMPRGTTLLVNAWAIHRDPNTWDDPDSFKPERFEKEEEAQKLLAFGLGRRACPGSGLAQRIVGLALGSLIQCFEWERVGNVEVDMKEGVGNTVPKAIPLKAICKARPFLHKIIS from the exons ATGAAGAAAAGCTCGACTACTCTATTTTTGGTTCTCGTTTGGTTCTcgattttcctttttcttttaataattgCAGGAACCAAAAAAACTGTTGTGGAATTGAAACCAATGCTTATGGACTTGACATTCAACAACATAATGAGAATGATGACCGGAAAACGATACTACGGTGAAGAAACAACCgatgaggaagaagcaaaGCGTGTCCGTAAGTTGGTAGCAGATGTTGGGGCTAACACGAGTTCAGGCAACGCCGTTGACTACGTCCCCATCCTCAGACTGTTTTCAAGTTATGAAAATAGGGTTAAAAAGTTAGGAGAGGAGACAGATAAGTTTTTACAAGGTCTCATTGACGATAAACGTGGGCAACAAGAAACCGGTACTACAATGATCGATCATTTGCTTGTCCTCCAAAAATCTGATATTGAGTATTACACTGATCAAATCATCAAAGGCATCATACtg ATAATGGTAATAGCAGGGACTAACACATCAGCAGTCACTCTAGAATGGGCACTTTCCAATTTGCTTAACCATCCTGACGTAATATCTAAAGCGAGAGACGAAATCGATAACCGGGTTGGTTTAGACCGGCTTATCGAAGAAGCAGATCTTAGCGAGCTACCATATCTAAAGAACATTGTCCTTGAGACCCTTAGGCTACACCCAGCTACACCATTGCTAGTCCCACACATGGCATCAGAAGATTGCAAGATAGGATCCTACGATATGCCACGTGGTACAACGTTGTTGGTGAATGCATGGGCCATACATAGGGATCCAAACACGTGGGATGATCCGGATAGCTTTAAACCAGAGCggtttgagaaagaagaggaagcacAAAAGCTTCTGGCGTTTGGATTAGGTAGAAGAGCGTGTCCTGGATCGGGTCTGGCCCAACGAATCGTGGGACTAGCTCTCGGGTCATTGATACAATGCTTTGAATGGGAGAGAGTTGGGAATGTGGAAGTGGATATGAAGGAAGGAGTTGGGAATACTGTACCCAAAGCGATTCCTTTGAAAGCTATTTGCAAAGCTCGTCCATTTCTACATAAGATTATTTCCTAA